The proteins below come from a single Streptomyces tubercidicus genomic window:
- a CDS encoding class I SAM-dependent methyltransferase, producing the protein MPTLPREQPGPAQPHQARQMAESFGTDAHRYNQARPGYPDGLVARIVAGSPGPDVLDVGCGTGIAARQFQAAGCTVLGVEPDARMAEFAQARGLQVEVAPFEAWEPAGRAFDALIAAQSWHWVDPAAGAVKAAQALRPHGRLAIFGHVFEPPAEVAEPFAAAYRRVAPDSPFSNQPARRPLDTYQAGYAKIADKLRETEQFNEPEQWRFDWEQSYTRDQWLNLLPTTGGLTRLRHDQLAEILTAVGHAIDALGGRFTMHYTTLATSAVRADTP; encoded by the coding sequence ATGCCCACTCTACCGCGAGAGCAACCAGGGCCGGCGCAACCGCATCAGGCCCGACAGATGGCCGAGTCTTTCGGCACGGATGCGCACCGCTACAACCAGGCACGGCCGGGCTACCCCGATGGCCTGGTGGCGCGTATCGTCGCCGGAAGCCCGGGGCCTGACGTGCTCGACGTCGGCTGCGGCACGGGCATCGCGGCCCGTCAATTCCAGGCCGCCGGTTGCACCGTGCTCGGTGTAGAGCCGGATGCGCGGATGGCCGAGTTCGCGCAAGCCCGCGGCCTACAGGTCGAGGTGGCCCCCTTCGAAGCCTGGGAGCCGGCCGGCCGAGCGTTCGACGCATTGATCGCCGCCCAGTCGTGGCACTGGGTGGACCCGGCCGCCGGCGCCGTGAAGGCGGCCCAAGCGCTGCGTCCGCACGGGCGCCTGGCGATCTTCGGGCACGTCTTCGAACCGCCTGCCGAGGTGGCCGAGCCGTTCGCGGCCGCCTACCGCCGGGTGGCGCCCGACTCCCCGTTCAGCAATCAGCCGGCGCGACGCCCACTGGACACGTACCAAGCGGGGTACGCGAAGATCGCCGACAAGCTCCGCGAGACCGAGCAGTTCAACGAACCGGAACAGTGGCGATTCGACTGGGAGCAGTCCTACACACGCGACCAATGGCTGAACCTGCTCCCCACCACCGGCGGCCTCACCCGCCTTCGTCACGACCAACTGGCCGAGATACTGACCGCGGTCGGCCATGCCATCGACGCCCTGGGCGGCCGCTTCACGATGCACTACACCACTCTGGCGACCAGCGCCGTACGCGCCGACACCCCTTGA
- a CDS encoding acyl-CoA synthetase, with protein MNVLFPALRDASPAPALCFGDRSLSHGQLALVAGALAERIAGETRIALWATPTLETSVGAVAALLAGVAVVPVNPKIGESELAHIVADSAPSLVLAEPGSELPGPLAALSRIDIEAAAPSEEAGPAPLPIEPGDEAPALIVYTSGTTGPPKGVVLPRRALAHTLDALADAWQWTADDVLVHALPLFHVHGLILGILGPLRRGGSVHHLGRFSTEAVARELATEGTMLFGVPTMYHRLAAEVGQNPALAKALSRARLLVSGSAALPLTDHERITAATGRRVIERYGMTETLMNTSVRADGPDAPGTVGVPLPGVYARLVDEAGQAIEANDGETVGEIQVRGPNLFVEYLNRPDATAAAFDGGWFRTGDMAVRDAAGNYRIVGRKATDLIKSGGYKIGAGEIENALLAHPGVAEAAVTGAPDEDLGERIVAWIVAETGPDAGPAPSAEELADHVARQLAPHKRPRTVHFLDALPRNDMGKILKRELRA; from the coding sequence GTGAACGTGCTCTTCCCCGCGCTGCGCGACGCTTCGCCCGCACCCGCGCTGTGCTTCGGCGATCGCAGCCTCAGCCATGGCCAGTTGGCTTTGGTGGCGGGGGCGCTCGCCGAGCGGATCGCCGGTGAGACCCGTATCGCCCTCTGGGCAACGCCGACGCTGGAGACCTCGGTCGGTGCGGTCGCGGCGCTGCTCGCCGGGGTGGCCGTGGTGCCGGTCAACCCGAAGATCGGCGAGAGCGAGCTGGCGCACATCGTGGCGGACAGCGCGCCCTCGCTCGTCCTGGCCGAGCCGGGCTCCGAGCTGCCGGGCCCGCTCGCCGCGCTGTCCCGTATCGACATCGAGGCCGCGGCGCCCTCCGAGGAGGCCGGGCCGGCCCCGCTGCCGATCGAACCGGGCGATGAGGCACCGGCGCTGATCGTCTACACCTCCGGCACGACCGGGCCACCCAAGGGCGTGGTCCTCCCCCGGCGCGCCCTTGCGCACACCCTCGACGCGCTGGCAGACGCCTGGCAGTGGACCGCCGACGACGTCCTTGTACACGCCCTGCCGCTCTTTCACGTCCATGGGCTGATCCTCGGCATCCTCGGGCCGCTGCGCCGCGGTGGCAGCGTGCACCATCTGGGGCGCTTCAGCACCGAAGCGGTGGCCCGGGAACTCGCCACTGAGGGCACGATGCTCTTCGGAGTCCCGACGATGTACCACCGCCTGGCCGCCGAGGTGGGGCAGAATCCCGCGCTCGCCAAGGCGCTCTCCAGGGCCCGGCTGCTGGTCTCCGGCTCGGCCGCGCTGCCGCTGACCGATCATGAGCGGATCACGGCAGCCACCGGCCGACGGGTGATCGAGCGCTACGGCATGACGGAAACGCTGATGAACACCAGCGTCCGGGCGGATGGCCCCGATGCGCCTGGGACCGTCGGCGTACCGCTCCCGGGGGTCTATGCCCGGCTCGTCGACGAGGCGGGCCAGGCCATCGAGGCGAACGACGGCGAGACGGTCGGCGAGATCCAGGTCCGCGGCCCGAACCTCTTCGTCGAGTACCTCAACCGCCCCGATGCCACCGCCGCGGCCTTCGACGGCGGCTGGTTCCGCACTGGTGACATGGCGGTCCGCGACGCCGCGGGCAACTACCGCATCGTGGGCCGTAAGGCCACCGATCTGATCAAGAGCGGCGGCTACAAGATCGGCGCGGGCGAGATCGAGAATGCGCTCCTGGCCCACCCGGGCGTCGCCGAGGCCGCCGTCACCGGCGCGCCGGACGAGGATCTCGGTGAGCGGATCGTCGCCTGGATCGTGGCGGAGACCGGTCCGGACGCCGGCCCGGCACCCTCCGCCGAAGAACTTGCCGACCATGTCGCCCGCCAGCTCGCCCCGCACAAACGCCCCCGTACCGTGCACTTCCTGGACGCCCTGCCGCGCAACGACATGGGCAAGATCCTGAAGCGTGAGCTCCGTGCGTAG
- a CDS encoding LysR family transcriptional regulator codes for MLNLDRLRTLSAVARHGSVGAAAEGLHVTTSAVSQQIAKLERETGQQLLAKNGRGVRLTDAGRLLADHATRILSQVELAQAELEAHRGQAVGELRMGAFPTAARGLFPAALVTLRAEHPQLRAGLTEMEPDESVRGVVRGDIDLAVVLDWYNRPLSLPDGLAKAPLLDDPADVAMPSTHPLAQRRSVELEEFADDEWISWPQGEFCNEWLMFTLRSKGIEPRVAHMAEEHGTQLALIAAGLGVAVAPRLGRGPVPEGVSVVPVRHTMRRHVYAIWRADADRRPSIRAAVGALRTAGKSLQGS; via the coding sequence ATGTTGAACCTTGATCGCCTACGGACGCTGAGTGCGGTCGCCCGCCATGGCTCGGTGGGCGCGGCTGCCGAGGGGCTGCATGTGACGACCTCCGCCGTCTCGCAGCAGATCGCCAAGCTGGAGCGGGAGACCGGGCAGCAGCTGCTGGCGAAGAACGGGCGTGGGGTGCGGCTGACCGACGCCGGACGGCTGCTCGCCGATCATGCGACGCGCATCCTTTCGCAGGTCGAGCTGGCCCAAGCAGAGCTGGAGGCGCATCGCGGCCAGGCGGTGGGCGAGCTGCGGATGGGTGCATTTCCCACTGCGGCACGGGGGCTCTTCCCGGCCGCGCTCGTCACCCTCCGCGCCGAGCACCCCCAGCTGCGGGCAGGGCTCACGGAGATGGAGCCGGACGAATCGGTCCGCGGAGTGGTGCGTGGCGACATCGATCTGGCGGTCGTCCTGGACTGGTACAACCGGCCGCTGTCCCTGCCCGACGGGCTGGCGAAGGCCCCGCTGCTGGACGATCCGGCCGATGTGGCGATGCCGTCCACCCATCCGCTGGCCCAGCGGCGGTCCGTGGAGCTGGAGGAGTTCGCCGATGACGAGTGGATCTCCTGGCCGCAGGGGGAGTTCTGCAATGAGTGGCTGATGTTCACGCTGCGCAGCAAGGGCATTGAGCCGCGGGTCGCGCATATGGCGGAGGAGCACGGCACCCAGCTCGCCCTGATCGCGGCGGGACTGGGCGTCGCGGTGGCTCCGCGACTCGGCCGTGGGCCCGTGCCGGAGGGAGTGAGCGTGGTGCCCGTACGCCATACGATGCGGCGCCATGTCTATGCCATCTGGCGTGCGGATGCCGACCGCAGGCCCTCGATCCGGGCCGCCGTGGGAGCGCTCCGCACGGCCGGGAAGAGTCTGCAGGGTTCCTGA
- a CDS encoding carboxyl transferase domain-containing protein has translation MAAVADSYSETAVPDDVGIPSGASSRTPSAPDGPLGWRGYDEARARARERTGEEESVVTALATIGGREAVVLSFEFRYLGGSLGERTGDRLEAAYTHAREHRLPVVSLIATGGSRMQEGMRALTQLQRVARQSALNRAAGLPQLAVLRDPTTGGGWATLGAAADVILALPGAQVGFAGSRVRPPDADPSAYTAEGQLAAGQIDAVVPPDQLRATLQRWLQLLGTSRELPATTVDPAPPPAALGPPGLPETGWDAVVRARASGRPRAEAYLRAYFDDREEISGDRCGGVDPGIRCGFGRREGRTIAFAAQCGTATRPAGFRTAARLVRLADRLGVPVLTLVDTPGAANDAAAERAGAGAAIADTFAALATARVPVTSLLIGEGGSGGALALAAPDRLWATPDSYFSVIAPELAAAILKRDETQIHSTADQLRIRPQDLLELGVIRGVVPPA, from the coding sequence ATCGCAGCAGTGGCGGACAGCTACTCCGAAACGGCCGTGCCCGACGACGTCGGAATCCCCTCCGGGGCATCGTCCAGGACGCCGTCCGCACCCGACGGCCCCCTCGGCTGGCGCGGCTACGACGAAGCGCGGGCCCGCGCCCGGGAACGGACCGGCGAGGAGGAGTCGGTGGTCACCGCGCTGGCCACGATAGGCGGCCGGGAAGCGGTCGTGCTCTCCTTCGAGTTCCGCTATCTGGGCGGCTCCCTCGGTGAGCGCACCGGCGACCGTCTGGAGGCCGCCTACACCCACGCCCGCGAACACCGTCTGCCGGTCGTCTCCCTGATCGCCACGGGCGGCAGCCGGATGCAGGAGGGGATGCGCGCGCTGACCCAACTCCAGCGGGTGGCACGGCAGTCGGCACTCAACCGCGCCGCCGGGCTCCCCCAGCTCGCCGTGTTGCGCGATCCGACGACCGGCGGCGGCTGGGCCACCCTGGGCGCGGCCGCCGATGTGATCCTCGCGCTCCCCGGTGCCCAGGTCGGCTTCGCGGGCTCGCGGGTGCGTCCCCCGGATGCCGACCCCTCCGCCTACACCGCCGAGGGCCAGCTGGCCGCCGGCCAGATCGATGCCGTCGTCCCGCCCGACCAGCTGCGGGCCACGCTCCAGCGATGGCTGCAACTACTGGGCACATCACGGGAGTTGCCCGCCACAACGGTGGATCCGGCGCCTCCGCCGGCTGCGCTCGGCCCACCCGGGCTGCCGGAGACCGGCTGGGATGCGGTGGTCCGCGCCCGCGCATCCGGGCGGCCGCGTGCCGAGGCGTATTTGCGCGCCTACTTCGACGACCGGGAGGAGATCAGCGGCGACCGCTGCGGCGGTGTCGACCCCGGCATACGGTGCGGATTCGGCCGCCGCGAGGGGCGCACCATCGCCTTCGCCGCCCAGTGCGGTACGGCCACCCGCCCGGCCGGATTCCGTACCGCCGCGCGGCTCGTCCGGCTCGCCGACCGGCTCGGCGTGCCGGTCCTCACCCTCGTCGACACCCCGGGCGCCGCCAACGACGCAGCGGCCGAGCGCGCCGGTGCCGGGGCCGCCATCGCCGACACCTTCGCGGCGCTCGCCACCGCCCGGGTGCCCGTCACCTCCCTGCTCATCGGCGAAGGCGGTTCGGGCGGTGCGCTGGCCCTTGCCGCACCGGACCGGCTCTGGGCCACACCGGACAGCTACTTCTCCGTGATCGCCCCGGAACTGGCCGCGGCCATCCTCAAACGCGACGAGACACAGATCCACTCCACCGCCGACCAACTCCGTATCCGCCCACAGGACTTGCTGGAGCTGGGCGTGATCCGCGGCGTCGTCCCACCGGCCTGA
- a CDS encoding class I SAM-dependent methyltransferase, protein MTQRPATTTPYNSGMLSNDADRERDRLAAIQRNVDTFTTGLLDGLGIEPSWNCLELGAGAGSIAYWLAERCPDGRVVGVDLDTRHLDASRAANLEIQEADITREDYPPGSFDLIHARYLFCHLPERDEMIARATRWLSPGGWLIVEEPYQLPGHTSPFPVVQRLLDAYQHRYQQHGADLTWVRGLPALLARNALTEVAFAANPGCMGGLDKDRWLPLITQAAPGLLADGLITEADLAEFAALLKDPAFIDIPQVTISAWGRRPAESTATA, encoded by the coding sequence ATGACCCAGCGCCCTGCCACCACCACCCCCTACAACAGCGGCATGCTGAGCAATGACGCCGACCGTGAACGCGACCGCTTAGCGGCCATCCAACGCAACGTCGATACCTTCACCACCGGCCTTCTCGATGGTCTTGGTATCGAACCCTCCTGGAACTGCCTGGAATTGGGCGCAGGCGCCGGCTCCATCGCCTACTGGCTCGCCGAACGCTGCCCGGACGGACGCGTAGTCGGTGTCGATCTCGATACCCGCCACCTCGATGCGAGCCGGGCCGCGAATCTGGAGATCCAGGAAGCCGACATCACGCGGGAGGATTACCCGCCCGGCAGTTTCGACCTCATCCACGCCCGCTACCTGTTCTGCCATCTCCCGGAACGCGACGAGATGATCGCGCGGGCCACCCGCTGGCTCTCCCCCGGTGGCTGGCTCATCGTCGAAGAGCCCTACCAGCTGCCCGGCCATACGTCCCCGTTCCCCGTGGTCCAGCGCCTCCTCGATGCCTATCAGCACAGGTATCAGCAGCACGGGGCTGATCTGACCTGGGTCCGCGGCCTCCCGGCCCTCCTCGCCCGCAACGCGCTGACCGAGGTGGCCTTCGCCGCGAATCCCGGCTGTATGGGCGGACTCGACAAGGACCGCTGGCTTCCGCTCATCACGCAGGCGGCCCCCGGTCTTCTCGCCGACGGTCTGATCACAGAAGCCGATCTGGCGGAGTTCGCCGCCCTTCTGAAGGATCCGGCCTTCATCGACATCCCTCAGGTGACCATCTCCGCGTGGGGCCGTCGTCCGGCGGAGTCCACGGCGACTGCCTGA
- a CDS encoding cysteine hydrolase — translation MPSDAARLIGQLDAATTVLLTVECQRGVVGPDSALPELADAARTSGALANVARLVAAAHDAGVQVLHAVAERRPDGRGASHNARLFKAAERLPIQQLSGSTAVRIADPIPVSDDDLVVRRLHGLSPIAGTDVDALLRNFGCRTLVVTGVSANVAIPNAVFDAVNLGYTAVVPADAIAGVPADYTPAMIRHTLALVATVTTTDDVLTTWRRRPERATPAPNDTPAPS, via the coding sequence ATGCCTTCGGACGCCGCACGGCTCATCGGCCAACTGGACGCCGCCACGACCGTACTGCTCACCGTCGAGTGCCAGCGCGGGGTGGTCGGCCCGGACAGCGCACTGCCCGAACTCGCCGACGCGGCACGTACGTCGGGGGCGCTGGCGAACGTCGCCCGGCTGGTGGCGGCCGCCCACGACGCCGGTGTCCAGGTGCTGCACGCGGTCGCCGAACGCCGCCCCGACGGCCGCGGCGCCAGCCACAACGCCCGCTTGTTCAAGGCGGCCGAGCGACTGCCCATCCAACAGCTCAGCGGGTCCACCGCGGTCCGTATCGCCGACCCGATACCCGTCTCCGACGATGACCTGGTGGTGCGCAGACTGCACGGCCTCTCGCCGATCGCCGGTACCGACGTGGACGCGCTGCTGCGCAACTTCGGGTGCCGGACCCTGGTCGTCACGGGGGTGTCGGCGAATGTGGCCATCCCCAATGCCGTTTTCGACGCCGTCAACCTCGGCTACACGGCCGTAGTACCCGCGGACGCCATCGCCGGGGTACCTGCCGACTACACCCCCGCGATGATCCGCCACACCCTCGCCCTGGTCGCCACCGTCACCACCACCGATGACGTCCTGACCACCTGGCGGCGGAGACCGGAGCGTGCCACCCCGGCCCCCAACGACACGCCTGCGCCCTCCTGA
- a CDS encoding pyridoxamine 5'-phosphate oxidase family protein translates to MADTQRRGRRIMMTQGELDAFLWAQRTCRVATVGGDGAPHVGALWFVWDGTALWLYSITRSKRWAQLRKDPRITVVVDDGHAYGELRGAELAGRAEFVGEAPRTGEPCPELDAPERLFAQKYFGTATMPHDGRHAWLRLTPKSVASWDFRKIPG, encoded by the coding sequence ATGGCCGATACACAGCGGCGCGGGCGCCGGATCATGATGACGCAGGGCGAGCTCGACGCGTTCCTCTGGGCGCAGCGCACCTGCCGGGTCGCCACGGTCGGTGGCGACGGTGCGCCGCACGTCGGGGCGCTGTGGTTCGTCTGGGACGGTACGGCGCTGTGGCTCTATTCGATCACCCGCAGCAAACGGTGGGCCCAGCTGCGCAAGGACCCGCGGATCACGGTGGTCGTCGATGACGGGCACGCGTACGGCGAGCTGCGCGGCGCCGAGCTGGCGGGCCGCGCCGAGTTCGTCGGGGAGGCGCCGCGCACCGGCGAGCCGTGCCCCGAACTGGACGCCCCGGAGCGGCTCTTCGCGCAGAAGTACTTCGGGACGGCCACGATGCCGCACGACGGCCGACATGCGTGGCTGCGCCTGACGCCGAAGTCCGTCGCATCGTGGGACTTCCGCAAGATCCCGGGGTGA
- a CDS encoding TetR/AcrR family transcriptional regulator, with amino-acid sequence MPTGVHLRDARQQLFDAAERVLLRDGPNGLTSRAVTDEAACAKGVLHRHFADFDAFLTELVLDRAAQLETQAHALRETVGTGTVADDLTGALTTLFGPVPVAIIPLITFRDELRARLRQARPGGGIAILAQVSTAVSAYLADERAMGRISADADIDSLSLSLVGGGHLLFADRDRNPPTTATVHKLVSTVLADVVQRRPR; translated from the coding sequence GTGCCGACCGGGGTACACCTTCGCGACGCGCGGCAGCAGCTGTTCGACGCCGCCGAACGCGTGCTGCTGCGCGATGGCCCGAACGGGCTGACCAGCCGGGCTGTCACCGACGAGGCGGCCTGCGCCAAAGGCGTCCTGCACCGGCACTTCGCCGACTTCGACGCTTTCCTCACCGAGCTCGTGCTCGACCGGGCCGCGCAGCTCGAAACGCAAGCGCATGCGCTGCGCGAGACCGTCGGCACCGGCACCGTGGCCGATGACCTCACCGGCGCGCTGACCACCCTGTTCGGACCGGTTCCCGTGGCGATCATTCCGCTCATCACTTTCCGGGACGAGTTGCGCGCGCGGCTGCGGCAAGCCAGGCCCGGAGGCGGCATCGCGATCCTCGCCCAGGTCTCGACCGCGGTCTCCGCTTACCTGGCCGACGAGCGCGCAATGGGCCGCATCTCGGCCGACGCCGACATCGACTCACTCAGCCTCTCGTTGGTCGGCGGTGGTCATCTCCTGTTCGCAGACCGCGACCGCAACCCACCTACCACGGCAACCGTTCACAAGCTGGTGTCCACGGTGCTCGCCGACGTCGTGCAACGGCGGCCACGCTGA